One genomic window of Monodelphis domestica isolate mMonDom1 chromosome 1, mMonDom1.pri, whole genome shotgun sequence includes the following:
- the KCNIP1 gene encoding Kv channel-interacting protein 1 isoform X4 has protein sequence MGAVMGTFSSLQTKQRRPSKDKIEDELEMTMVCHRPEGLEQLEAQTNFSKRELQVLYRGFKNECPSGVVNEETFKQIYSQFFPHGDASMYAHYLFNAFDTTQTGSVKFEDFVTALSILLRGTVHEKLRWTFNLYDINKDGYINKEEMIDIVKAIYDMMGKYTYPVLKDDTPRQHVDVFFQKMDKNKDGVVTLDEFLESCQEDDNIMRSLQLFENVM, from the exons ATAAAATTGAGGATGAGCTGGAGATGACCATGGTGTGTCATCGGCCTGAGGGACTGGAGCAGCTTGAGGCACAGACCAACTTCTCCAAGAGGGAGCTGCAGGTCCTGTACAGAGGCTTTAAAAAT GAGTGCCCCAGTGGAGTGGTTAATGAAGAAACATTCAAACAGATATACTCCCAGTTTTTCCCCCATGGAG ATGCTAGCATGTATGCTCATTATCTCTTCAATGCCTTTGATACCACTCAAACGGGTTCTGTGAAATTTGAG GATTTTGTAACTGCTCTGTCGATTTTGCTGAGAGGAACCGTCCATGAGAAACTGAGGTGGACATTCAATTTGTATGACATCAATAAGGATGGCTATATAAATAAGGAG GAGATGATAGATATTGTCAAGGCCATTTATGACATGATGGGAAAATACACTTACCCAGTGCTCAAAGACGACACTCCAAGACAACATGTAGATGTGTTTTTCCAG AAAATGGACAAGAACAAAGATGGTGTCGTGACTTTAGATGAATTTCTTGAATCCTGTCAGGAG GATGACAACATCATGAGGTCCCTTCAGCTCTTTGAAAATGTTATGTAA
- the KCNIP1 gene encoding Kv channel-interacting protein 1 isoform X5, translating into MTMVCHRPEGLEQLEAQTNFSKRELQVLYRGFKNECPSGVVNEETFKQIYSQFFPHGDASMYAHYLFNAFDTTQTGSVKFEDFVTALSILLRGTVHEKLRWTFNLYDINKDGYINKEEMIDIVKAIYDMMGKYTYPVLKDDTPRQHVDVFFQKMDKNKDGVVTLDEFLESCQEDDNIMRSLQLFENVM; encoded by the exons ATGACCATGGTGTGTCATCGGCCTGAGGGACTGGAGCAGCTTGAGGCACAGACCAACTTCTCCAAGAGGGAGCTGCAGGTCCTGTACAGAGGCTTTAAAAAT GAGTGCCCCAGTGGAGTGGTTAATGAAGAAACATTCAAACAGATATACTCCCAGTTTTTCCCCCATGGAG ATGCTAGCATGTATGCTCATTATCTCTTCAATGCCTTTGATACCACTCAAACGGGTTCTGTGAAATTTGAG GATTTTGTAACTGCTCTGTCGATTTTGCTGAGAGGAACCGTCCATGAGAAACTGAGGTGGACATTCAATTTGTATGACATCAATAAGGATGGCTATATAAATAAGGAG GAGATGATAGATATTGTCAAGGCCATTTATGACATGATGGGAAAATACACTTACCCAGTGCTCAAAGACGACACTCCAAGACAACATGTAGATGTGTTTTTCCAG AAAATGGACAAGAACAAAGATGGTGTCGTGACTTTAGATGAATTTCTTGAATCCTGTCAGGAG GATGACAACATCATGAGGTCCCTTCAGCTCTTTGAAAATGTTATGTAA